The Geomonas agri genome contains the following window.
CGGAGAACATCGCCAACGGAATGCGCCAGAGCAGGAGAAGCCAGGACGGTTTCAGGCGCAAGGGACTACGGAAGGAATCACGCAGCAGGCCAACCAGCCAGAGGGCGAGCAACGCCGCCGCCCCCCCCGTGACTGCCTCGGCCAGGTCCGCCTTGGCGCAGAAGAGCATGTACAGTCCCAGAAAGAGGAGCCAAGTCACTACAGCGGTGGCGATGGCTTTTTTATTCATGAATAAAATTCCTCCGCCATCCAGCCCCCCTCGTATCGAGTGAGGGGGAATCAGGTACTACTTCCCGTTCAGCAGACGCCCCAGCGTGGGGCCCTGCACGAGTATCGAGAAGAGCACCACCATGTAGGTCGCCATGACCAGGATGTGTACCCCCGGCCCCCGGGGAAGCGACATGGCGAGGGCGATGGCGATGCCGCCGCGCAGGCCGCTCCAGGTCATGATAGTGGCGTCGCGCAACGAGAATGGCTCCCGGAGCCGCACCAGCCCCCCCACGGCCAGCACGGAAAGGAACCTACCCAGCAACACCACGGGGATCACCATCAGCCCGGTGGAGATGTGGATCAGGGTGAGCCGGTTGCTCAACACCAGCACCTCCAGCCCGATCAGGGTGAACAGGATCGCGTTCAGGTACTTCTCCACCAGGTCCCAGAACTGGTCCAGGTGCTCGCGGGTGTGCTCGGTCATGGCGAGCTTCCTGCCCCGGCCGCCGATCAAGAGGCCGGCCACCACCATGGCCAGCGGTCCGGAAACTCCGACCAGGAGTGCCAGTGAGTACCCTCCAAGCACCAGCGCCAGCGTAATCAGGATCTCCAGCCGGTAGTTGTCGACGGTCTTGATGATGAGGTACCCGGCCCATCCCAGCACGGTGCCGAAAGCGATCCCGCCAGCGGCCTGGGTGACCAGGGTGTCGAACACCATCCGTGCGGTCGGCTGCGCCGTCCCCTGCGACACGGCCAGCAGGGTCAGGAACAGTACGATGCCGATGCCGTCGTTGAAGAGCGCCTCCCCGGCGATCCAGGCGTTGAGCCGGTCCGGGATGCCGTGGCTCCTGAGCGTCGGGAGCACGGCTACCGGGTCGGTGGGGGACATGATGGCGCCGAAGAGCAGCGACTGGGCCAGCCCGACCTTGAGCCCCAAGATGAGCGTAATCAGGTGGAATCCGGCGCCGATCGCCCCCGCCGAGACCAACACCCCGGCTACGGCAAACAGGGCGATGCTGAGCTTCACGTTGAGGAGTTCTTCCACCTTGACGAAGAGGCCGCCGGCGAAGAGGAGCAGGCTCAGGATCCCCTGCAGGAACAGGACGTCGAAGTCGATGCGGCTCATGATCCGCTGCGCCGGGGTCATCACATCGATCCCCAGCGCCAGCAAAAGCCACAGCAACAGGGACAGGAGCAGGCTCTGCAGCATGAGCCCGACCGTGGGCTCCAGCTTCAGGAAGCGGTGATTGATATAGGCGAAGGCCGCGGTGAGCGTGGTCAGAAGCGCCGTGATCTGGAAGACGCGCATCCCGCGTCACTGGGCCGTCTTGAGCCAGCAGCGCAGCATCTCCGCCACGCTCCAGGCCTGGGCGATGCATCCCTTCGGGTTATACGGCTGTTCGGCGTCGAAGATCTCGCTGATGGAGCCGATGCACTGCTGGTTCAACTGCTGCACCAGTCCGTCCAGGAAGCTGCGCGCGGCGCCGACCTGTTCCGGGTAGAGCTTGAGCCACGAGTCGATGAAGGTGCCGATGAGCCAGGGCCACACCGTCCCCTGGTGGTAGGCGGCATCGCGCGCCCTGAGATCGCCATGGTAGGTGGGCTTGTAGTCGGTGTGCCCGGGGGCAAGGGTGCGCAGGCCAACCGGCGTCAGGAGACGCTGGCGCACCGTGTCCAGCACGTTGGGCCAGCGGTCCCGTTCGAGGACCGGGTAGGGGAGCGAGATGGCAAAGAGCTGGTTCGGGCGGCAGGCGTTGTCGTCGCCGAGTTCGCCGTCCACCACGTCGTAGAGGTAGCCGCCGTCCGCGTACCAGAAGCGCTGGTTGAAGGAGCGATAGGTCTGGTCGGCGTAGCCGCCCAACTGGCGCGAGTACTGTTCGTCCCCCATATGCTCGGTCCACTGCTGCATCAGGCGCAACGCGTTGTACCAGAGCGCGTTCAGTTCCACCGCCTTGCCCCGGCGCGGCGTCACCACCCAGTCGCCGACCTTGGCATCCATCCAGGTGAGCTGGTATCCTTCGGCGCCCTGCTTCAACAGGCCGTCGCTCGGGTCGACGCCGATGCCGAAGCTGGTGCCGGAAAGGTGCCGGTCGATGATCTCGCGCATCTGGGGCATGATCATGTGCAGCGTCGCGCGGTCGTTGGTGTATTCCAGGTAGCGGTTCAGGGCGTGGAAGAACCAGAGGCTCGCGTCGGCGGTGTGGTAGAGCCCCTCGCTGTGCCCCTCGGGGAAGAGGTTGGGGATGAGCCCGTTCTTCACGTAGTGAGCGAAGGTGCGCAGGATCCACCCGGCCTCGGTGTGGCGCCCGGTGGCCAGGGTGAGCCCCTCCAGGGAGATCATGGTGTCGCGCCCCCAGTCGGTGAACCAGTGGTAGCCGGCGATGACAGTGCAGAC
Protein-coding sequences here:
- a CDS encoding cation:proton antiporter, with the protein product MRVFQITALLTTLTAAFAYINHRFLKLEPTVGLMLQSLLLSLLLWLLLALGIDVMTPAQRIMSRIDFDVLFLQGILSLLLFAGGLFVKVEELLNVKLSIALFAVAGVLVSAGAIGAGFHLITLILGLKVGLAQSLLFGAIMSPTDPVAVLPTLRSHGIPDRLNAWIAGEALFNDGIGIVLFLTLLAVSQGTAQPTARMVFDTLVTQAAGGIAFGTVLGWAGYLIIKTVDNYRLEILITLALVLGGYSLALLVGVSGPLAMVVAGLLIGGRGRKLAMTEHTREHLDQFWDLVEKYLNAILFTLIGLEVLVLSNRLTLIHISTGLMVIPVVLLGRFLSVLAVGGLVRLREPFSLRDATIMTWSGLRGGIAIALAMSLPRGPGVHILVMATYMVVLFSILVQGPTLGRLLNGK
- a CDS encoding amylo-alpha-1,6-glucosidase; this encodes MTTVTREFHFDRHDEEEKTRQLLEQEWLLTNGLGGYASGTVCGALTRRYHGLLIAAYPSPMGRLVMLNRLTEAIRFPDGSMVRFGGDQKEAGLDFHGMEYLTGFRLEDGLPVWHYEINGTVIEKQLVMVHRQNTVHLIYRLISGEKMVRLKLQPYLQFRPHDASVDIVSDDPYMFTAVQNRYQISSGTNSPQLRLVINGGRGNFTLEEKHSTDIFYDVESSRGYDSLGTLWTAGYFAVDLGIGQDAALTASTESWETLAALAPSAALEMERERRRLLLAAADPRARQGLPAELVLATDQFIITPAGRHKESVRAHAMGDEVCTVIAGYHWFTDWGRDTMISLEGLTLATGRHTEAGWILRTFAHYVKNGLIPNLFPEGHSEGLYHTADASLWFFHALNRYLEYTNDRATLHMIMPQMREIIDRHLSGTSFGIGVDPSDGLLKQGAEGYQLTWMDAKVGDWVVTPRRGKAVELNALWYNALRLMQQWTEHMGDEQYSRQLGGYADQTYRSFNQRFWYADGGYLYDVVDGELGDDNACRPNQLFAISLPYPVLERDRWPNVLDTVRQRLLTPVGLRTLAPGHTDYKPTYHGDLRARDAAYHQGTVWPWLIGTFIDSWLKLYPEQVGAARSFLDGLVQQLNQQCIGSISEIFDAEQPYNPKGCIAQAWSVAEMLRCWLKTAQ